A region from the Indicator indicator isolate 239-I01 chromosome 4, UM_Iind_1.1, whole genome shotgun sequence genome encodes:
- the BDKRB1 gene encoding B1 bradykinin receptor, with protein MTETPLLSVPSSNQSENKSSPATCPDLNDWWDIVYYIIPKYIDTICVIGMLGNMFVLFTYLLHKGPLKIAEVYLMNLAVADLIFLTCLPFWAKNIRNGFNWPFGNFLCRSMSASIGLNMYTSIYLLVAVSVDRYLTFVHTLNHRLIRSTAMAKRICLLTWFFGILLSAPAFMFRTVKYFPEWNISACSLDFPTPLWATAERLLFNIVGFDLPSTAIIFLNFSTICSLQKKARQRRALRTKSSGEHKGTKATRLIFTVILVFLLCWTPYHFFVFLDILHRTEVIKGCFWGELLNFGEQFGSTLAITNSCINPVIYVFVGKYFRQKALEVFSQFIPYGFCLRKVSFREKSSYFNTFTVRSSST; from the coding sequence atgactgAAACTCCTCTACTGAGTGTTCCCTCTTCAAACCAGAGTGAAAACAAGAGCAGCCCAGCTACCTGCCCCGACTTGAATGACTGGTGGGACATTGTGTACTATATAATACCCAAGTATATCGACACCATCTGTGTTATTGGAATGCTTGGAAACATGTTTGTTCTCTTCACTTATTTACTGCACAAAGGCCCCCTGAAAATAGCTGAAGTCTACCTTATGAACTTAGCTGTTGCTGATCTGATCTTCCTCACTTGCCTCCCTTTCTGGGCAAAGAACATCAGGAATGGCTTTAACTGGCCATTTGGCAATTTCCTGTGTCGCAGCATGAGTGCATCCATTGGCCTGAACATGTACACCAGCATCTACTTGCTGGTGGCAGTCAGTGTGGATCGCTATTTGACTTTTGTCCATACCTTGAACCACCGGCTGATACGGAGCACAGCTATGGCCAAAAGGATCTGCTTGCTCACTTGGTTCTTCGGCATCCTTCTCAGTGCCCCAGCTTTTATGTTTCGGactgtgaaatattttcctgagtGGAATATTTCAGCATGCTCCTTAGACTTCCCCACCCCATTGTGGGCAACTGCTGAAAGGCTGCTGTTCAACATAGTGGGGTTTGATTTGCCATCTACAGCAATCATTTTCCTTAATTTCTCTACCATTTGCTCCctacaaaaaaaagcaagacaACGAAGAGCACTTAGAACAAAAAGTTCTGGGGAACACAAAGGCACAAAGGCTACCAGGTTGATCTTCACAGTAATCCTGGTGTTTCTTTTGTGCTGGACTCCATACCATTTTTTTGTGTTCCTTGATATATTACACCGGACAGAAGTGATCAAAGGTTGCTTCTGGGGAGAACTACTCAACTTTGGTGAGCAGTTTGGTTCTACTCTGGCTATTACCAACAGTTGCATTAACCCAGTGATTTATGTCTTTGTTGGGAAATACTTCAGGCAAAAGGCTTTGGAAGTTTTTTCACAGTTTATTCCCTATGGATTTTGCTTGAGAAAGGTATCATTCAGAGAAAAGTCTTCATATTTCAACACGTTTACAGTCAGGAGTAGTTCAACCTAA